Proteins encoded together in one Altererythrobacter epoxidivorans window:
- a CDS encoding OmpA family protein encodes MRFTKVYAATASLVVALAAHQGAMAQTGDGDALMALDNGSLRSEIQMRFDAALAASNETGVVAADDTRYVWANEAKAQCGIALGYLKSGTKDPVSVGKCARAYDLMQDTTRRSPITPWSAGKVVDVSCDDPKLIFFPWNKAAPEGEEQIKATNEVISYVAQKAGPCQWNSFEVIGHADLSGTPAYNVKLAKERADYVTGLLETAVPGKTATSLSRGESEPRIPTEDGVREPGNRRVEIRGTR; translated from the coding sequence ATGCGTTTCACGAAAGTATATGCGGCTACGGCGTCGCTGGTGGTGGCGCTTGCTGCCCACCAGGGCGCAATGGCCCAAACGGGGGATGGCGACGCCTTGATGGCGCTCGACAATGGAAGCCTCAGGAGCGAGATCCAGATGCGTTTCGACGCGGCGCTGGCGGCCTCGAACGAGACCGGCGTGGTTGCTGCGGACGATACGCGATATGTCTGGGCGAACGAGGCGAAGGCCCAGTGCGGCATCGCACTCGGCTATCTCAAGAGCGGGACGAAGGACCCGGTATCGGTCGGCAAGTGCGCACGCGCCTATGACCTGATGCAGGACACCACCCGCCGCAGCCCGATCACTCCGTGGAGCGCCGGCAAGGTTGTCGACGTGAGCTGCGACGATCCGAAGCTCATCTTCTTCCCTTGGAACAAGGCCGCGCCCGAAGGCGAAGAGCAGATCAAGGCGACGAATGAAGTCATTTCCTACGTCGCCCAGAAGGCCGGTCCGTGCCAGTGGAACTCGTTCGAAGTGATCGGCCACGCCGACCTTTCGGGCACGCCTGCCTACAACGTGAAGCTTGCCAAGGAGCGTGCCGATTACGTCACGGGCCTGCTCGAGACTGCAGTGCCGGGCAAAACGGCCACGTCGCTGTCACGAGGTGAAAGCGAACCGCGCATCCCGACAGAGGATGGCGTTCGCGAACCGGGCAACCGCCGCGTCGAAATTCGCGGCACACGCTAA
- a CDS encoding TolC family protein, whose amino-acid sequence MMTKTFTSIAAVALMATTSTAAMAQDMTQAPANTGNVVSLQEAIETAMAANPEILQAQYNTEAIQMEREQAQSLFLPRLDVEASAGVRRLENRTRKALGIANEELYPLEAQATLDWTVLDFGRRQGEKLRQAARVDGASLRVVERSEFIGLQIARQYLDVLLQQRIVAAAQDNLAFHDALVKDLTRGVQEESISVADLQQAEERFLSARVRESEAIESYESAQHALRRLTGLTVNQVQLPPDLSSALPSTEDETLGLARTRNPLVLEAQADVDAAHAQVMAAKGDFYPTVGVDVRGRIGEDIDGFQGETNDVQARVYLRWNIFDGGLKRGKYQEMVHRASQARYRLHQVTREAEEDASNSWTALRAQQSIGTALSRQSEVSDDLLLSYRSQFNVGRRSLLDVLDAQNTRFNTQVRLETSRFSQLFAQYQILAATNRFLEAMNIAPGAGAGKNERERFNYGPPKEAETDYRRYPN is encoded by the coding sequence ATGATGACCAAGACATTCACGAGCATCGCCGCAGTAGCCCTGATGGCGACCACATCCACCGCCGCAATGGCGCAGGACATGACACAGGCACCGGCCAACACCGGTAATGTCGTATCGCTGCAGGAAGCCATCGAAACGGCCATGGCTGCCAACCCGGAGATCCTCCAGGCGCAGTACAACACCGAAGCGATCCAGATGGAACGCGAACAGGCGCAGTCTCTGTTCCTGCCGCGTCTCGACGTGGAGGCTTCTGCAGGCGTCCGTCGGCTTGAAAACCGCACGCGCAAGGCGCTGGGCATCGCCAATGAAGAGCTCTATCCGCTCGAAGCGCAGGCGACCCTCGACTGGACCGTGCTCGATTTCGGCCGTCGCCAGGGTGAAAAGCTGCGTCAGGCAGCCCGGGTAGATGGTGCGTCACTGCGCGTCGTTGAACGCTCGGAATTCATCGGCCTGCAGATCGCGCGTCAGTATCTCGACGTCCTTTTGCAGCAGCGTATCGTAGCTGCGGCGCAGGACAACCTCGCATTTCACGATGCGCTGGTGAAGGATCTGACCCGCGGCGTTCAGGAAGAATCGATTTCGGTCGCCGACCTGCAGCAGGCGGAAGAACGCTTCCTGTCGGCTCGCGTTCGCGAAAGCGAGGCTATCGAGTCCTATGAATCGGCCCAGCACGCGCTGCGCCGCCTGACCGGCCTGACGGTCAACCAGGTCCAGCTGCCGCCGGATCTGTCGTCGGCTCTGCCATCGACGGAAGACGAAACGCTTGGTCTGGCCCGCACCCGCAACCCGCTGGTGCTGGAAGCTCAGGCCGACGTCGATGCCGCCCATGCGCAGGTCATGGCTGCCAAGGGTGATTTCTACCCGACGGTGGGCGTTGATGTGCGCGGCCGGATCGGCGAGGATATCGATGGTTTCCAGGGCGAAACCAACGACGTCCAGGCGCGTGTCTACCTGCGTTGGAACATCTTCGACGGTGGCCTGAAGCGCGGCAAGTACCAGGAAATGGTGCACCGTGCCTCACAGGCCCGCTATCGCCTGCACCAGGTGACGCGCGAAGCCGAAGAAGATGCGTCCAATTCCTGGACCGCACTTCGCGCCCAGCAGAGCATCGGCACTGCGCTGTCGCGCCAGTCGGAAGTCAGCGATGACCTGTTGCTGAGCTATCGCAGCCAGTTCAACGTCGGCCGCCGCTCGCTGCTCGACGTGCTGGACGCGCAGAACACGCGCTTCAATACGCAGGTACGGCTCGAAACGTCGCGGTTCTCGCAGCTATTCGCGCAGTACCAGATCCTTGCCGCAACCAATCGTTTCCTCGAAGCGATGAATATCGCTCCGGGTGCGGGTGCCGGCAAGAACGAGCGTGAACGCTTCAACTACGGTCCGCCGAAGGAAGCAGAAACCGATTATCGCCGCTATCCGAACTAA